In Aedes albopictus strain Foshan chromosome 3, AalbF5, whole genome shotgun sequence, the following are encoded in one genomic region:
- the LOC109415485 gene encoding DNA-directed RNA polymerase II subunit RPB1 has translation MMYFKITAIVLLSVGVLAAKDAQPKSGTSAASASAKPKSKIPHGKREAPVGYGPMDYLNPGHTGYNYGVAQPSFNLPQYTGQKYYMAPFKYPTTQPAYFSPATYGYNSFADNSVKYSIGSKELSDLLKALQSPSPSISIKAIPSGNSWDAPYSYDSFSQFKPTMIKVQEVPSHSYGAPLAPPVSSYYSHGYAAPHQSEPTYASGVKGLRHYSSSYNQALPDLYSGNKYISSIKPLTVQTPVQVLSPLHTSIHTQKPFKPSTYLGTTNDSPDYSHTQAPTSTAVHNSYLAPSLQYLPPKAQNKVTFDQPSKTYLPSLPSSPSNTYLPPKPSNTYLPPAPSSTNYIPVSSHHGDSSKHLQHLHHQHSSDESNDSYEYSGTAAGSVSSGSTVKPHHHPWQP, from the coding sequence TATTTTAAAATAACAGCCATCGTGCTGTTATCAGTTGGTGTTCTTGCCGCCAAAGATGCACAACCCAAATCAGGAACCTCTGCTGCATCAGCTTCAGCGAAACCTAAAtcgaaaattcctcatggaaaacGAGAAGCTCCGGTCGGATATGGACCCATGGACTACCTTAATCCCGGTCACACAGGATACAATTACGGCGTAGCCCAACCATCTTTCAACCTACCACAGTATACTGGTCAAAAGTACTACATGGCGCCATTTAAATATCCAACAACACAGCCGGCGTATTTCTCTCCGGCCACTTACGGATACAACTCTTTCGCGGATAACTCCGTGAAGTACAGCATTGGATCGAAGGAACTATCAGATTTGCTAAAAGCATTGCAATCTCCAAGCCCATCTATATCCATCAAGGCCATTCCCAGTGGTAACAGCTGGGATGCACCTTACAGCTACGATTCGTTCTCCCAATTCAAACCAACAATGATAAAGGTTCAGGAAGTACCGTCGCATTCCTATGGAGCTCCCTTAGCTCCACCAGTGAGCTCTTACTATTCCCACGGTTATGCAGCCCCTCATCAATCGGAACCAACGTACGCCAGTGGAGTCAAAGGGCTACGACACTATTCTTCGTCGTATAATCAAGCGCTCCCCGATCTATACTCCGGAAACAAATACATCTCTTCCATCAAGCCTTTAACCGTCCAAACTCCTGTCCAAGTGTTGTCTCCTCTGCATACGTCCATCCACACCCAAAAGCCATTCAAACCCTCAACATACCTTGGAACAACCAACGACTCCCCCGACTATTCACACACCCAAGCTCCCACGTCAACCGCCGTTCACAATAGCTATCTAGCGCCCAGTCTCCAGTATCTGCCACCGAAAGCTCAAAACAAGGTAACCTTCGACCAACCCTCCAAGACTTACCTGCCATCGCTACCGTCCAGTCCCAGCAACACTTATCTTCCACCGAAACCATCCAACACGTACCTCCCGCCCGCACCCAGCAGCACCAACTACATCCCGGTGTCCTCCCACCACGGTGACAGCTCCAAGCATCTGCAGCACCTGCACCACCAGCACAGCTCGGATGAGTCCAACGATTCGTACGAATACAGCGGAACAGCGGCCGGCTCGGTTTCCAGCGGAAGCACTGTGAAGCCCCATCACCATCCGTGGCAACCATAA